A genomic region of Drosophila kikkawai strain 14028-0561.14 chromosome X, DkikHiC1v2, whole genome shotgun sequence contains the following coding sequences:
- the Appl gene encoding amyloid-beta-like protein isoform X9, whose translation MCAALRRNLLLRSLWVVLAIGTAQVQAASPRWEPQIAVLCEAGQIYQPQYLSEEGRWVTDLSKKTTGATCLRDKMDLLDYCKKAYPSRDITNIVESSHYQKIGGWCRQGALNAAKCKGSHRWIKPFRCLGPFQSDALLVPEGCLFDHIHNASRCWPFVRWNQTGAAACQERGMQMRSFAMLLPCGISVFSGVEFVCCPKHFKTDEIHVKKTDLPVMPPAQISSANNDELVANDEDDSNDSNYSKDANDEELDDEDDLMGDDEEDEMVADEAAAAGGSPSAGSGSSGDANSGSLDDINTEYDSGEEGDNYEEDGGAGSEAETEGDSWDQSGGAQKAQKGLGGASSASLASSSLSSSSSPSSPSSVSDKTPTQKSDLVTSTPQLSVAAAAAANANGGSSGSGSGSGQGAPPPSTAQPTSDPYFTHFDPHYEHQSYKVSQKRLEESHREKVTRVMKDWSDLEEKYQDMRLADPKAAQSFKQRMTARFQTSVQALEEEGNAEKHQLAAMHQQRVLAHINQRKREAMTCYTQALTEQPPNAHHVEKCLQKLLRALHKDRAHALAHYRHLLNSGGPGGLEAAASERPRTLERLIDIDRAVNQSMTMLKRYPELSAKIAQLMNDYILALRSKDDIPGSSLGMSEEAEAGILDKYRIEIERKVAEKERLRLAEKQRKEQRAAEREKLREEKLRMEAKKVDDMLKSQAAEQQSSQQSQQPSSTQSQAQQQQQEKSLSSKELGLGSDGGLVTAANLNLDTTKSEKELSDTEYAEATVSSTKVQTVLPTVDDDAVQRAVEDVAAAVAHQEAEPQVQHFMTHDLGHRESSFSLRREFAQHAHAAKEGRNVYFTLSFAGIALMAAVFVGVAVAKWRTSRSPHAQGFIEVDQNVTTHHPIVQEEKIVPNMQINGYENPTYKYFEVKE comes from the exons GCCGCCTCACCGCGATGGGAGCCACAAATAGCCGTGCTCTGCGAGGCCGGACAAATCTATCAGCCGCAATATCTGTCCGAGGAGGGACGCTGGGTGACGGACCTCAGCAAGAAGACAACCGGGGCCACATGTTTGCGTGATAAAATGGATTTGCTTGATTACTGCAAGAAG GCCTATCCCAGCCGAGATATAACCAATATTGTGGAATCATCGCACTACCAGAAGATTGGTGGCTGGTGCCGTCAGGGTGCCTTGAATGCGGCCAAATGCAAGGGCTCACATCGCTGGATCAAGCCTTTCCGCTGTCTGG GACCATTCCAATCGGATGCCCTGCTGGTTCCAGAGGGCTGTCTCTTCGATCACATCCACAATGCCTCCCGCTGCTGGCCATTTGTGAGGTGGAACCAGACCGGAGCAGCCGCTTGCCAGGAGCGAGGCATGCAGATGCGTAGCTTTGCCATGCTTTTGCCCTGTGGAATCTCTGTATTCTCGGGCGTGGAGTTTGTCTGCTGCCCCAAGCATTTTAAGA CCGATGAAATCCATGTGAAAAAGACCGACTTGCCTGTAATGCCACCGGCACAGATTAGCAGTGCCAACAACGATGAACTGGTGGCCAATGACGAGGATGACAGCAATGACTCGAATTACTCAAAGGATGCCAACGATGAGGAGCTGGACGATGAGGATGATCTAATGGGCGACGATGAGGAGGACGAAATGGTGGCCGACGAGGCGGCTGCGGCTGGTGGTAGTCCCAGTGCCGGATCTGGATCTTCGGGAGATGCCAACAGTGGCTCCTTGGATGACATAAATACGGAATACGATAGCGGCGAGGAGGGTGACAACTACGAGGAGGATGGTGGAGCCGGTTCTGAGGCTGAAACCGAGGGAGATTCATGGGATCAGAGTGGTGGAGCCCAGAAGGCCCAGAAAGGTCTAGGTGGTGCCTCGTCTGCTTCCCTGGCCTCGTCATCCTTATCCTCATCCTCGTCCCCATCATCCCCGTCTTCGGTTTCTGACAAAACACCCACCCAGAAGTCCGACCTGGTGACCAGCACCCCACAGCTCTCGGTggccgctgctgcagctgccaaTGCCAATGGAGGATCTTCTGGCTCAGGATCGGGTTCGGGACAGGGAGCACCGCCTCCATCGACGGCACAACCCACTTCGGACCCATATTTCACCCACTTTGATCCACACTACGAGCACCAGAGCTACAAAGTAAGTCAGAAA CGCCTTGAGGAATCGCATCGCGAGAAGGTCACGCGGGTGATGAAGGACTGGTCGGATCTGGAGGAGAAGTACCAGGATATGCGTCTGGCCGATCCCAAGGCGGCCCAATCGTTCAAGCAGCGGATGACGGCCCGCTTCCAG ACTTCTGTTCAGGCACTCGAGGAAGAAGGCAACGCCGAGAAGCACCAGCTGGCCGCCATGCACCAGCAGCGTGTCCTTGCCCACATCAATCAGCGGAAGCGGGAGGCCATGACGTGCTACACCCAGGCCCTAACCGAGCAGCCACCGAAC GCCCACCACGTGGAGAAGTGCTTGCAGAAGCTGCTGCGCGCCTTGCACAAGGATCGTGCCCATGCCCTGGCCCATTATCGCCATCTGCTGAACTCCGGAGGACCTGGTGGCCTAGAGGCAGCTGCCTCGGAGCGACCACGCACCCTGGAGCGTCTGATTGACATTGATCGTGCTGTTAACCAATCCATGACCATGTTAAAGCGCTACCCCGAGCTATCGGCTAAGATTGCCCAGCTAATGAATGATTATATTTTGGCGTTGCGCAGCAAGGATGATATTCCCGGATCATCGCTGGGCATGAGCGAGGAGGCTGAGGCCGGCATTCTGGATAAGTATCGCATTGAAATCGAGCGCAAGGTGGCCGAGAAGGAGCGTCTTCGTCTTGCCGAGAAGCAGCGCAAGGAGCAGCGTGCCGCTGAGCGGGAGAAACTGCGCGAGGAGAAGCTGCGAATGGAGGCCAAGAAGGTGGACGATATGCTCAAGTCGCAGGCGGCCGAGCAGCAATCATCACAGCAGTCACAACAGCCCTCGTCCACTCAGTcgcaggcgcagcagcagcagcaggagaagaGCCTGAGCAGCAAGGAGCTGGGCCTGGGCTCCGATGGTGGCCTGGTGACCGCGGCCAATCTTAACTTGGACACCACCAAGAGCGAGAAGGAGCTCTCGGACACTGAGTATGCCGAGGCCACAGTAAG CAGCACCAAGGTGCAGACCGTGCTGCCCACGGTCGACGATGATGCTGTGCAGCGGGCGGTAGAGGATGTGGCCGCTGCCGTTGCCCACCAGGAGGCCGAGCCGCAGGTGCAACACTTCATGACCCATGACCTGGGCCACCGCGAATCG AGCTTCTCGCTGCGCCGTGAATTCGCGCAGCATGCGCACGCGGCCAAGGAGGGTCGCAATGTCTACTTTACGCTCTCCTTTGCCGGCATCGCCCTCATGGCGGCCGtctttgtgggcgtggccgtgGCCAAGTGGCGGACATCACGCTCGCCGCATGCCCAGGGCTTCATTGAGGTCGATCAG AACGTGACCACACACCATCCCATCGTGCAGGAGGAGAAGATCGTGCCCAATATGCAGATCAATGGGTACGAGAATCCGACCTACAAATATTTCGAGGTGAAAGAGTAA
- the Appl gene encoding amyloid-beta-like protein isoform X11: MCAALRRNLLLRSLWVVLAIGTAQVQAASPRWEPQIAVLCEAGQIYQPQYLSEEGRWVTDLSKKTTGATCLRDKMDLLDYCKKAYPSRDITNIVESSHYQKIGGWCRQGALNAAKCKGSHRWIKPFRCLGPFQSDALLVPEGCLFDHIHNASRCWPFVRWNQTGAAACQERGMQMRSFAMLLPCGISVFSGVEFVCCPKHFKTDEIHVKKTDLPVMPPAQISSANNDELVANDEDDSNDSNYSKDANDEELDDEDDLMGDDEEDEMVADEAAAAGGSPSAGSGSSGDANSGSLDDINTEYDSGEEGDNYEEDGGAGSEAETEGDSWDQSGGAQKAQKGLGGASSASLASSSLSSSSSPSSPSSVSDKTPTQKSDLVTSTPQLSVAAAAAANANGGSSGSGSGSGQGAPPPSTAQPTSDPYFTHFDPHYEHQSYKRLEESHREKVTRVMKDWSDLEEKYQDMRLADPKAAQSFKQRMTARFQTSVQALEEEGNAEKHQLAAMHQQRVLAHINQRKREAMTCYTQALTEQPPNAHHVEKCLQKLLRALHKDRAHALAHYRHLLNSGGPGGLEAAASERPRTLERLIDIDRAVNQSMTMLKRYPELSAKIAQLMNDYILALRSKDDIPGSSLGMSEEAEAGILDKYRIEIERKVAEKERLRLAEKQRKEQRAAEREKLREEKLRMEAKKVDDMLKSQAAEQQSSQQSQQPSSTQSQAQQQQQEKSLSSKELGLGSDGGLVTAANLNLDTTKSEKELSDTEYAEATVSSTKVQTVLPTVDDDAVQRAVEDVAAAVAHQEAEPQVQHFMTHDLGHRESSFSLRREFAQHAHAAKEGRNVYFTLSFAGIALMAAVFVGVAVAKWRTSRSPHAQGFIEVDQNVTTHHPIVQEEKIVPNMQINGYENPTYKYFEVKE, encoded by the exons GCCGCCTCACCGCGATGGGAGCCACAAATAGCCGTGCTCTGCGAGGCCGGACAAATCTATCAGCCGCAATATCTGTCCGAGGAGGGACGCTGGGTGACGGACCTCAGCAAGAAGACAACCGGGGCCACATGTTTGCGTGATAAAATGGATTTGCTTGATTACTGCAAGAAG GCCTATCCCAGCCGAGATATAACCAATATTGTGGAATCATCGCACTACCAGAAGATTGGTGGCTGGTGCCGTCAGGGTGCCTTGAATGCGGCCAAATGCAAGGGCTCACATCGCTGGATCAAGCCTTTCCGCTGTCTGG GACCATTCCAATCGGATGCCCTGCTGGTTCCAGAGGGCTGTCTCTTCGATCACATCCACAATGCCTCCCGCTGCTGGCCATTTGTGAGGTGGAACCAGACCGGAGCAGCCGCTTGCCAGGAGCGAGGCATGCAGATGCGTAGCTTTGCCATGCTTTTGCCCTGTGGAATCTCTGTATTCTCGGGCGTGGAGTTTGTCTGCTGCCCCAAGCATTTTAAGA CCGATGAAATCCATGTGAAAAAGACCGACTTGCCTGTAATGCCACCGGCACAGATTAGCAGTGCCAACAACGATGAACTGGTGGCCAATGACGAGGATGACAGCAATGACTCGAATTACTCAAAGGATGCCAACGATGAGGAGCTGGACGATGAGGATGATCTAATGGGCGACGATGAGGAGGACGAAATGGTGGCCGACGAGGCGGCTGCGGCTGGTGGTAGTCCCAGTGCCGGATCTGGATCTTCGGGAGATGCCAACAGTGGCTCCTTGGATGACATAAATACGGAATACGATAGCGGCGAGGAGGGTGACAACTACGAGGAGGATGGTGGAGCCGGTTCTGAGGCTGAAACCGAGGGAGATTCATGGGATCAGAGTGGTGGAGCCCAGAAGGCCCAGAAAGGTCTAGGTGGTGCCTCGTCTGCTTCCCTGGCCTCGTCATCCTTATCCTCATCCTCGTCCCCATCATCCCCGTCTTCGGTTTCTGACAAAACACCCACCCAGAAGTCCGACCTGGTGACCAGCACCCCACAGCTCTCGGTggccgctgctgcagctgccaaTGCCAATGGAGGATCTTCTGGCTCAGGATCGGGTTCGGGACAGGGAGCACCGCCTCCATCGACGGCACAACCCACTTCGGACCCATATTTCACCCACTTTGATCCACACTACGAGCACCAGAGCTACAAA CGCCTTGAGGAATCGCATCGCGAGAAGGTCACGCGGGTGATGAAGGACTGGTCGGATCTGGAGGAGAAGTACCAGGATATGCGTCTGGCCGATCCCAAGGCGGCCCAATCGTTCAAGCAGCGGATGACGGCCCGCTTCCAG ACTTCTGTTCAGGCACTCGAGGAAGAAGGCAACGCCGAGAAGCACCAGCTGGCCGCCATGCACCAGCAGCGTGTCCTTGCCCACATCAATCAGCGGAAGCGGGAGGCCATGACGTGCTACACCCAGGCCCTAACCGAGCAGCCACCGAAC GCCCACCACGTGGAGAAGTGCTTGCAGAAGCTGCTGCGCGCCTTGCACAAGGATCGTGCCCATGCCCTGGCCCATTATCGCCATCTGCTGAACTCCGGAGGACCTGGTGGCCTAGAGGCAGCTGCCTCGGAGCGACCACGCACCCTGGAGCGTCTGATTGACATTGATCGTGCTGTTAACCAATCCATGACCATGTTAAAGCGCTACCCCGAGCTATCGGCTAAGATTGCCCAGCTAATGAATGATTATATTTTGGCGTTGCGCAGCAAGGATGATATTCCCGGATCATCGCTGGGCATGAGCGAGGAGGCTGAGGCCGGCATTCTGGATAAGTATCGCATTGAAATCGAGCGCAAGGTGGCCGAGAAGGAGCGTCTTCGTCTTGCCGAGAAGCAGCGCAAGGAGCAGCGTGCCGCTGAGCGGGAGAAACTGCGCGAGGAGAAGCTGCGAATGGAGGCCAAGAAGGTGGACGATATGCTCAAGTCGCAGGCGGCCGAGCAGCAATCATCACAGCAGTCACAACAGCCCTCGTCCACTCAGTcgcaggcgcagcagcagcagcaggagaagaGCCTGAGCAGCAAGGAGCTGGGCCTGGGCTCCGATGGTGGCCTGGTGACCGCGGCCAATCTTAACTTGGACACCACCAAGAGCGAGAAGGAGCTCTCGGACACTGAGTATGCCGAGGCCACAGTAAG CAGCACCAAGGTGCAGACCGTGCTGCCCACGGTCGACGATGATGCTGTGCAGCGGGCGGTAGAGGATGTGGCCGCTGCCGTTGCCCACCAGGAGGCCGAGCCGCAGGTGCAACACTTCATGACCCATGACCTGGGCCACCGCGAATCG AGCTTCTCGCTGCGCCGTGAATTCGCGCAGCATGCGCACGCGGCCAAGGAGGGTCGCAATGTCTACTTTACGCTCTCCTTTGCCGGCATCGCCCTCATGGCGGCCGtctttgtgggcgtggccgtgGCCAAGTGGCGGACATCACGCTCGCCGCATGCCCAGGGCTTCATTGAGGTCGATCAG AACGTGACCACACACCATCCCATCGTGCAGGAGGAGAAGATCGTGCCCAATATGCAGATCAATGGGTACGAGAATCCGACCTACAAATATTTCGAGGTGAAAGAGTAA
- the Appl gene encoding amyloid-beta-like protein isoform X4 translates to MCAALRRNLLLRSLWVVLAIGTAQVQAASPRWEPQIAVLCEAGQIYQPQYLSEEGRWVTDLSKKTTGATCLRDKMDLLDYCKKAYPSRDITNIVESSHYQKIGGWCRQGALNAAKCKGSHRWIKPFRCLEGPFQSDALLVPEGCLFDHIHNASRCWPFVRWNQTGAAACQERGMQMRSFAMLLPCGISVFSGVEFVCCPKHFKTDEIHVKKTDLPVMPPAQISSANNDELVANDEDDSNDSNYSKDANDEELDDEDDLMGDDEEDEMVADEAAAAGGSPSAGSGSSGDANSGSLDDINTEYDSGEEGDNYEEDGGAGSEAETEGDSWDQSGGAQKAQKGLGGASSASLASSSLSSSSSPSSPSSVSDKTPTQKSDLVTSTPQLSVAAAAAANANGGSSGSGSGSGQGAPPPSTAQPTSDPYFTHFDPHYEHQSYKEAQQRLEESHREKVTRVMKDWSDLEEKYQDMRLADPKAAQSFKQRMTARFQTSVQALEEEGNAEKHQLAAMHQQRVLAHINQRKREAMTCYTQALTEQPPNAHHVEKCLQKLLRALHKDRAHALAHYRHLLNSGGPGGLEAAASERPRTLERLIDIDRAVNQSMTMLKRYPELSAKIAQLMNDYILALRSKDDIPGSSLGMSEEAEAGILDKYRIEIERKVAEKERLRLAEKQRKEQRAAEREKLREEKLRMEAKKVDDMLKSQAAEQQSSQQSQQPSSTQSQAQQQQQEKSLSSKELGLGSDGGLVTAANLNLDTTKSEKELSDTEYAEATVSSTKVQTVLPTVDDDAVQRAVEDVAAAVAHQEAEPQVQHFMTHDLGHRESSFSLRREFAQHAHAAKEGRNVYFTLSFAGIALMAAVFVGVAVAKWRTSRSPHAQGFIEVDQNVTTHHPIVQEEKIVPNMQINGYENPTYKYFEVKE, encoded by the exons GCCGCCTCACCGCGATGGGAGCCACAAATAGCCGTGCTCTGCGAGGCCGGACAAATCTATCAGCCGCAATATCTGTCCGAGGAGGGACGCTGGGTGACGGACCTCAGCAAGAAGACAACCGGGGCCACATGTTTGCGTGATAAAATGGATTTGCTTGATTACTGCAAGAAG GCCTATCCCAGCCGAGATATAACCAATATTGTGGAATCATCGCACTACCAGAAGATTGGTGGCTGGTGCCGTCAGGGTGCCTTGAATGCGGCCAAATGCAAGGGCTCACATCGCTGGATCAAGCCTTTCCGCTGTCTGG AAGGACCATTCCAATCGGATGCCCTGCTGGTTCCAGAGGGCTGTCTCTTCGATCACATCCACAATGCCTCCCGCTGCTGGCCATTTGTGAGGTGGAACCAGACCGGAGCAGCCGCTTGCCAGGAGCGAGGCATGCAGATGCGTAGCTTTGCCATGCTTTTGCCCTGTGGAATCTCTGTATTCTCGGGCGTGGAGTTTGTCTGCTGCCCCAAGCATTTTAAGA CCGATGAAATCCATGTGAAAAAGACCGACTTGCCTGTAATGCCACCGGCACAGATTAGCAGTGCCAACAACGATGAACTGGTGGCCAATGACGAGGATGACAGCAATGACTCGAATTACTCAAAGGATGCCAACGATGAGGAGCTGGACGATGAGGATGATCTAATGGGCGACGATGAGGAGGACGAAATGGTGGCCGACGAGGCGGCTGCGGCTGGTGGTAGTCCCAGTGCCGGATCTGGATCTTCGGGAGATGCCAACAGTGGCTCCTTGGATGACATAAATACGGAATACGATAGCGGCGAGGAGGGTGACAACTACGAGGAGGATGGTGGAGCCGGTTCTGAGGCTGAAACCGAGGGAGATTCATGGGATCAGAGTGGTGGAGCCCAGAAGGCCCAGAAAGGTCTAGGTGGTGCCTCGTCTGCTTCCCTGGCCTCGTCATCCTTATCCTCATCCTCGTCCCCATCATCCCCGTCTTCGGTTTCTGACAAAACACCCACCCAGAAGTCCGACCTGGTGACCAGCACCCCACAGCTCTCGGTggccgctgctgcagctgccaaTGCCAATGGAGGATCTTCTGGCTCAGGATCGGGTTCGGGACAGGGAGCACCGCCTCCATCGACGGCACAACCCACTTCGGACCCATATTTCACCCACTTTGATCCACACTACGAGCACCAGAGCTACAAA GAAGCCCAACAGCGCCTTGAGGAATCGCATCGCGAGAAGGTCACGCGGGTGATGAAGGACTGGTCGGATCTGGAGGAGAAGTACCAGGATATGCGTCTGGCCGATCCCAAGGCGGCCCAATCGTTCAAGCAGCGGATGACGGCCCGCTTCCAG ACTTCTGTTCAGGCACTCGAGGAAGAAGGCAACGCCGAGAAGCACCAGCTGGCCGCCATGCACCAGCAGCGTGTCCTTGCCCACATCAATCAGCGGAAGCGGGAGGCCATGACGTGCTACACCCAGGCCCTAACCGAGCAGCCACCGAAC GCCCACCACGTGGAGAAGTGCTTGCAGAAGCTGCTGCGCGCCTTGCACAAGGATCGTGCCCATGCCCTGGCCCATTATCGCCATCTGCTGAACTCCGGAGGACCTGGTGGCCTAGAGGCAGCTGCCTCGGAGCGACCACGCACCCTGGAGCGTCTGATTGACATTGATCGTGCTGTTAACCAATCCATGACCATGTTAAAGCGCTACCCCGAGCTATCGGCTAAGATTGCCCAGCTAATGAATGATTATATTTTGGCGTTGCGCAGCAAGGATGATATTCCCGGATCATCGCTGGGCATGAGCGAGGAGGCTGAGGCCGGCATTCTGGATAAGTATCGCATTGAAATCGAGCGCAAGGTGGCCGAGAAGGAGCGTCTTCGTCTTGCCGAGAAGCAGCGCAAGGAGCAGCGTGCCGCTGAGCGGGAGAAACTGCGCGAGGAGAAGCTGCGAATGGAGGCCAAGAAGGTGGACGATATGCTCAAGTCGCAGGCGGCCGAGCAGCAATCATCACAGCAGTCACAACAGCCCTCGTCCACTCAGTcgcaggcgcagcagcagcagcaggagaagaGCCTGAGCAGCAAGGAGCTGGGCCTGGGCTCCGATGGTGGCCTGGTGACCGCGGCCAATCTTAACTTGGACACCACCAAGAGCGAGAAGGAGCTCTCGGACACTGAGTATGCCGAGGCCACAGTAAG CAGCACCAAGGTGCAGACCGTGCTGCCCACGGTCGACGATGATGCTGTGCAGCGGGCGGTAGAGGATGTGGCCGCTGCCGTTGCCCACCAGGAGGCCGAGCCGCAGGTGCAACACTTCATGACCCATGACCTGGGCCACCGCGAATCG AGCTTCTCGCTGCGCCGTGAATTCGCGCAGCATGCGCACGCGGCCAAGGAGGGTCGCAATGTCTACTTTACGCTCTCCTTTGCCGGCATCGCCCTCATGGCGGCCGtctttgtgggcgtggccgtgGCCAAGTGGCGGACATCACGCTCGCCGCATGCCCAGGGCTTCATTGAGGTCGATCAG AACGTGACCACACACCATCCCATCGTGCAGGAGGAGAAGATCGTGCCCAATATGCAGATCAATGGGTACGAGAATCCGACCTACAAATATTTCGAGGTGAAAGAGTAA
- the Appl gene encoding amyloid-beta-like protein isoform X8 yields the protein MCAALRRNLLLRSLWVVLAIGTAQVQAASPRWEPQIAVLCEAGQIYQPQYLSEEGRWVTDLSKKTTGATCLRDKMDLLDYCKKAYPSRDITNIVESSHYQKIGGWCRQGALNAAKCKGSHRWIKPFRCLEGPFQSDALLVPEGCLFDHIHNASRCWPFVRWNQTGAAACQERGMQMRSFAMLLPCGISVFSGVEFVCCPKHFKTDEIHVKKTDLPVMPPAQISSANNDELVANDEDDSNDSNYSKDANDEELDDEDDLMGDDEEDEMVADEAAAAGGSPSAGSGSSGDANSGSLDDINTEYDSGEEGDNYEEDGGAGSEAETEGDSWDQSGGAQKAQKGLGGASSASLASSSLSSSSSPSSPSSVSDKTPTQKSDLVTSTPQLSVAAAAAANANGGSSGSGSGSGQGAPPPSTAQPTSDPYFTHFDPHYEHQSYKRLEESHREKVTRVMKDWSDLEEKYQDMRLADPKAAQSFKQRMTARFQTSVQALEEEGNAEKHQLAAMHQQRVLAHINQRKREAMTCYTQALTEQPPNAHHVEKCLQKLLRALHKDRAHALAHYRHLLNSGGPGGLEAAASERPRTLERLIDIDRAVNQSMTMLKRYPELSAKIAQLMNDYILALRSKDDIPGSSLGMSEEAEAGILDKYRIEIERKVAEKERLRLAEKQRKEQRAAEREKLREEKLRMEAKKVDDMLKSQAAEQQSSQQSQQPSSTQSQAQQQQQEKSLSSKELGLGSDGGLVTAANLNLDTTKSEKELSDTEYAEATVSSTKVQTVLPTVDDDAVQRAVEDVAAAVAHQEAEPQVQHFMTHDLGHRESSFSLRREFAQHAHAAKEGRNVYFTLSFAGIALMAAVFVGVAVAKWRTSRSPHAQGFIEVDQNVTTHHPIVQEEKIVPNMQINGYENPTYKYFEVKE from the exons GCCGCCTCACCGCGATGGGAGCCACAAATAGCCGTGCTCTGCGAGGCCGGACAAATCTATCAGCCGCAATATCTGTCCGAGGAGGGACGCTGGGTGACGGACCTCAGCAAGAAGACAACCGGGGCCACATGTTTGCGTGATAAAATGGATTTGCTTGATTACTGCAAGAAG GCCTATCCCAGCCGAGATATAACCAATATTGTGGAATCATCGCACTACCAGAAGATTGGTGGCTGGTGCCGTCAGGGTGCCTTGAATGCGGCCAAATGCAAGGGCTCACATCGCTGGATCAAGCCTTTCCGCTGTCTGG AAGGACCATTCCAATCGGATGCCCTGCTGGTTCCAGAGGGCTGTCTCTTCGATCACATCCACAATGCCTCCCGCTGCTGGCCATTTGTGAGGTGGAACCAGACCGGAGCAGCCGCTTGCCAGGAGCGAGGCATGCAGATGCGTAGCTTTGCCATGCTTTTGCCCTGTGGAATCTCTGTATTCTCGGGCGTGGAGTTTGTCTGCTGCCCCAAGCATTTTAAGA CCGATGAAATCCATGTGAAAAAGACCGACTTGCCTGTAATGCCACCGGCACAGATTAGCAGTGCCAACAACGATGAACTGGTGGCCAATGACGAGGATGACAGCAATGACTCGAATTACTCAAAGGATGCCAACGATGAGGAGCTGGACGATGAGGATGATCTAATGGGCGACGATGAGGAGGACGAAATGGTGGCCGACGAGGCGGCTGCGGCTGGTGGTAGTCCCAGTGCCGGATCTGGATCTTCGGGAGATGCCAACAGTGGCTCCTTGGATGACATAAATACGGAATACGATAGCGGCGAGGAGGGTGACAACTACGAGGAGGATGGTGGAGCCGGTTCTGAGGCTGAAACCGAGGGAGATTCATGGGATCAGAGTGGTGGAGCCCAGAAGGCCCAGAAAGGTCTAGGTGGTGCCTCGTCTGCTTCCCTGGCCTCGTCATCCTTATCCTCATCCTCGTCCCCATCATCCCCGTCTTCGGTTTCTGACAAAACACCCACCCAGAAGTCCGACCTGGTGACCAGCACCCCACAGCTCTCGGTggccgctgctgcagctgccaaTGCCAATGGAGGATCTTCTGGCTCAGGATCGGGTTCGGGACAGGGAGCACCGCCTCCATCGACGGCACAACCCACTTCGGACCCATATTTCACCCACTTTGATCCACACTACGAGCACCAGAGCTACAAA CGCCTTGAGGAATCGCATCGCGAGAAGGTCACGCGGGTGATGAAGGACTGGTCGGATCTGGAGGAGAAGTACCAGGATATGCGTCTGGCCGATCCCAAGGCGGCCCAATCGTTCAAGCAGCGGATGACGGCCCGCTTCCAG ACTTCTGTTCAGGCACTCGAGGAAGAAGGCAACGCCGAGAAGCACCAGCTGGCCGCCATGCACCAGCAGCGTGTCCTTGCCCACATCAATCAGCGGAAGCGGGAGGCCATGACGTGCTACACCCAGGCCCTAACCGAGCAGCCACCGAAC GCCCACCACGTGGAGAAGTGCTTGCAGAAGCTGCTGCGCGCCTTGCACAAGGATCGTGCCCATGCCCTGGCCCATTATCGCCATCTGCTGAACTCCGGAGGACCTGGTGGCCTAGAGGCAGCTGCCTCGGAGCGACCACGCACCCTGGAGCGTCTGATTGACATTGATCGTGCTGTTAACCAATCCATGACCATGTTAAAGCGCTACCCCGAGCTATCGGCTAAGATTGCCCAGCTAATGAATGATTATATTTTGGCGTTGCGCAGCAAGGATGATATTCCCGGATCATCGCTGGGCATGAGCGAGGAGGCTGAGGCCGGCATTCTGGATAAGTATCGCATTGAAATCGAGCGCAAGGTGGCCGAGAAGGAGCGTCTTCGTCTTGCCGAGAAGCAGCGCAAGGAGCAGCGTGCCGCTGAGCGGGAGAAACTGCGCGAGGAGAAGCTGCGAATGGAGGCCAAGAAGGTGGACGATATGCTCAAGTCGCAGGCGGCCGAGCAGCAATCATCACAGCAGTCACAACAGCCCTCGTCCACTCAGTcgcaggcgcagcagcagcagcaggagaagaGCCTGAGCAGCAAGGAGCTGGGCCTGGGCTCCGATGGTGGCCTGGTGACCGCGGCCAATCTTAACTTGGACACCACCAAGAGCGAGAAGGAGCTCTCGGACACTGAGTATGCCGAGGCCACAGTAAG CAGCACCAAGGTGCAGACCGTGCTGCCCACGGTCGACGATGATGCTGTGCAGCGGGCGGTAGAGGATGTGGCCGCTGCCGTTGCCCACCAGGAGGCCGAGCCGCAGGTGCAACACTTCATGACCCATGACCTGGGCCACCGCGAATCG AGCTTCTCGCTGCGCCGTGAATTCGCGCAGCATGCGCACGCGGCCAAGGAGGGTCGCAATGTCTACTTTACGCTCTCCTTTGCCGGCATCGCCCTCATGGCGGCCGtctttgtgggcgtggccgtgGCCAAGTGGCGGACATCACGCTCGCCGCATGCCCAGGGCTTCATTGAGGTCGATCAG AACGTGACCACACACCATCCCATCGTGCAGGAGGAGAAGATCGTGCCCAATATGCAGATCAATGGGTACGAGAATCCGACCTACAAATATTTCGAGGTGAAAGAGTAA